The DNA segment TCCAGCACCGGGCAGGCGCTCAGGCCGCAACGTTGAATCAAGCGCTGAAGGGGCCCAGCCAGGCTGCCGGGGGTCTGACGATCCGCCGGTGGAAGGTGACAGACGCCCACCTTGAGGCGTTGCCCCTGCATGGGGAAGATCCAGCCGTATCCATGGGGGATCCAGTCGGAGCCCAGGAAGAAACTGATCCGATCCCGCCATGCAGCGGCCTGACGATCATCGGCCTGCAGCAACCACTCAACGCCGATGCCCTTCAGCAGCGGATCCTCAGGATTGGGGCTGAGGCCAGCCTGCTGCAGCAGATCTCGGCGCGCACCCGTGGCATCAATCAGCCAGCGCGCTGAGCGCAATGACGTCCGCCCATCGCGTGACTGCAGTTGCACGCTGGCTTGATCGGCCGTGAGCGTGGTCAGCGCAGCCCGGCAACCCTGGATCAACTCCACCCCATGGCGACGCGCCTCCTCCCAGAGCCAGGACCGAAGCCGGCCGAAGTCGAGCACCACCCCCAGATCGCCGGCAGACCACCACTGATGAACCTGACCCGAGGGATCATGCAGCTGCCAGCCCTGCCAGGTGGCGGCAATGGCGTCATCCGGCAAACCCAACCGACGAACAGCGTCGAATGGCAGCGCGCCACTGGAGTAGGCGTGGCGATGGGGATCAGCCAAGCGATCCACCAGGGTGACCTGAGTACCCGCCCGGGCCAGTTGAATCGCCAGGCGAGCACCGGACGGCCCAGCGCCAACGATCAGAACGGACACTGATGCCCCAGTTTCAGGCCTGCAGGGCCTTGATCGAAGCGCTGGCTGGCAGATCACCCGAGCTGTTTCTGAAGCGCTCAAGGATGCGTTCAGCCATCTGCGCAGGAGTCAGGCCGAGAGCCTCCTTGCTCTGCTGCGGCGTGGCGTGATCGACCAGCTGGTCAGGGATGCCAATGCGCAGCATCGACACGTTGATGTCCTGATCCGTCAACGACTCCAGAACCGCTGCACCAAAACCACCCGGCAGGGCTCCCTCCTCCATGGTGACAACACGGGGGATGCGTCGCCCCAGGGGATGGATCAGCGCCTGATCCAGGGGCCTCAGGAAGCGGGCATTGATCACAGTGGTGGAGAGCCCTGCTTCCTCAAGCAGCGTTGCAGTCGCAAGGGCCGGCGCCACCATCGAGCCGTAAGCCACGATCATCAAATCGTCGCCTTCCCGCAGCAGTTCACCGCGGCCGATCGGCAGCGTTTCCCAACCCTCTTCCATTAACGGCACGCCTTCCCCGGAGCCCCGAGGAATCCGCAGCGCCGTGGGCCCGTCGTGCTGCAGGCAGGTCACCAGCATCCGCTGCAGCTCAGCCTCATCCTTCGGCGCCATCACTGTGAAGTTGGGAATGGCCCGCATGTAGCTGATGTCGTACTGACCCTGGTGGGTCGGACCGTCAGCACCAACGATGCCGGCGCGATCAAGCACGAAGGTGACCGGCAACTTCTGAATGCCCACGTCGTGGATCAACTGGTCGTAGGCGCGCTGCAGGAAGGTGCTGTAGATGGCAACGACAGGGCGCAACCCCTCGCAGGCCATGCCCGCCGCCAGGGTGACGGCATGCTGCTCAGCAATGCCGACGTCCACGTACTGGTCAGGAACGGCCTTCTGAAGCAGGTCGAGACCGGTACCGGTAGCCATGGCCGCGGTGATGCCGATCACCCGACTGTTCTGCTCGCAGAGCTTGACCAGGGTCTGCCCAAACACCTTGCTGTAGCTGGGAGGCTTGGGTTTCGATGACGGGATTGCCTTGCCGGTGCCGAGATCAAAGGCCGATTGGGCGTGATAGCCCACCTGATCGGCCTCGGCATAGGGATAGCCCTTGCCCTTCTTGGTGACCACATGCACCAGCACAGGGCCGCCTTCTCGGTGGGCCGCCTGGAAGGTGCGCACCATTTCACCAATGTCATGGCCGTCGATAGGCCCCATGTAGGTGAAGCCCAGCTCCTCGAACACGGCACCCACCTTCGGTACCGCGAGGCGACGCATGCTGCCCTTGAGACGGTTGAGTTCCGCAGGAATCTCGCCACCCATGAAGGGCAGGTGCCGAACGCTCTCCTCAACACTTCCTGAGAGGAACTGCATCGGCGGGCTAAGCCGCGCACGGTTCAGAACGTTCGACAGGGCCCCCACCGGCGGGGAGATCGACATGTCGTTGTCGTTCAGCACCACCAAGAGCGGTGTATTCGGGAGATGTCCGGCGTGGTTGATGGCCTCCAAAGCCATGCCGCCTGTCAGGGCTCCATCACCGATGACGGCAACGCACTTGAACGACTCACCACGGTTGTCCCGCGCCATGGCCATGCCCAGCGCCGCTGAGATGGAGGTGCTGGCGTGGCCCGCTCCGAAGTGGTCGAAGTCGCTCTCAGTGCGCTTGAGGTACCCCGCTACCCCGTGCTGCTGACGCAGGGAATCGAAATCCTTGAACCGACCGGTGATCAATTTGTGGGGGTAGGCCTGATGGCCCACATCCCAGATCACACGGTCCTGGTCGAGATCCAGCGTCTGGTACAGCGCCAGGGTCAGTTCCACAACCCCCAGACCAGGCCCCAGGTGACCACCACTGGTGGACACCACCTGCAGATGCCGCTCACGAATCTGCCGAGCCACATCCTCGAGCTGAGCCGGGCTGAGTCCGTGCAGTTCATTCGGATGCTTCAGATCTCCGAGATGCATGCACTGACAACTCCAATCCGTGCAATCTACGGGAACCAACCCGGATCCTGTCTGGATCGAACCCTTGGAAGAATGGTGAGATGACCGATTACCTGCAGCGGATCCTGCGCGCCCGCGTCTACGACGTGGCGCGGGAAACCCCTTTGGATCCTGCCCCGAATCTGAGCCGCCGCCTGAACAACACGGTCTGGCTGAAGCGTGAGGATCTCCAGCCGGTGTTCTCGTTCAAGCTGCGCGGCGCTTACAACCGCATGGCGCAGCTCAACGCCGACGAGCTCAAGCGGGGTGTGATTGCCTCCAGCGCCGGGAACCACGCCCAGGGCGTCGCCCTGAGTGCCCAGCGGCTCGGCTGTCGGGCGGTAATCGTGATGCCGAGCACCACACCCGAGGTGAAAGTGCGCGCTGTGCGGGCCCTGGGTGGTGACGTGGTTCTCCATGGCGAGACCTACGACGAGTGCTCCGCGGAAGCGCAGCGCCGCTGCAAAGCCGATGGACTCACGTTCATTCACCCCTTCGACGATCCGGAAGTGATCGCAGGCCAGGGCACGATCGGCATGGAGATCATGCGCCAGGCCGAACAGCCACCCAACGCGATCTATGTGGCCGTGGGTGGTGGTGGCCTGATTGCAGGCATCGCCGCCTACGTCAAACGGCTGTGGCCGGAAACGGAGGTGATCGGCGTGGAGCCGGTCGATGCCGATGCCCTGAGCCGCTCCCTCGAGCAGGGCCAGCGGGTGGAACTAGAGCAGGTGGGACTGTTTGCCGATGGCGTCGCCGTGAGAAAGGTGGGCGAACACACCTTTGAGTTGGCCCAGCAGTTCGTCGATCGCATGGTGCGGGTCGACACCGATGCCATCTGCGCCGCGATCAAGGACGTCTTTGAAGACACCCGTTCCATCCTGGAGCCCGCCGGAGCCCTGGCAGTTGCCGGGATGAAACAGGACGTGGCCGAGCGCCATCTGACGGGGCGCCATCTGGTGGCGGTGGCCTGCGGGGCCAACATGAATTTCGACCGCCTGCGCTTCATCGCCGAACGGGCTGAGCTCGGGGAAGAGCGGGAAGCGATGCTGGCCGTGGAGATTCCCGAATCACCCGGCAGCCTGAGGCGGCTCTGCGAACTGCTGCGGGAGCGGAGCCTCACGGAATTCAGCTATCGCATGACCGATGGCGCTTCTGCGCAGATCTTCATCGGTGTGCAGGTGAGCGATGACAACGACCGTGCCTCACTGCTGAGCCAACTGGAGCGTGGGGGCTTTCCCTGCCTCGATCTCAGCGAAAACGAATTTGCCAAGGTTCACTTGCGCCACATGGTGGGGGGTCGTCTGCCGGCTTCAGCGCGCACGGCCTGTGCCGGGGAATGCAAAGAGCTGCTGTACCGCTTCGAATTTCCCGAACGACCGGGCGCCTTGATGAGCTTCGTAGATGCTCTGCACCCCGGCTGGAGCATCAGCATCTTCCACTA comes from the Synechococcus sp. A15-62 genome and includes:
- a CDS encoding NAD(P)/FAD-dependent oxidoreductase, giving the protein MSVLIVGAGPSGARLAIQLARAGTQVTLVDRLADPHRHAYSSGALPFDAVRRLGLPDDAIAATWQGWQLHDPSGQVHQWWSAGDLGVVLDFGRLRSWLWEEARRHGVELIQGCRAALTTLTADQASVQLQSRDGRTSLRSARWLIDATGARRDLLQQAGLSPNPEDPLLKGIGVEWLLQADDRQAAAWRDRISFFLGSDWIPHGYGWIFPMQGQRLKVGVCHLPPADRQTPGSLAGPLQRLIQRCGLSACPVLDRHGGPVSSSIARSEPLVAGALLAVGDAASSANLLGGEGIRHAMDSADQLADLLIAERMPGDATTMACRYQEQIKAQRSWRWLVSGRLARRTWWGLDNPRADRRLERLIHGLSATAEASALSELLFHYKFERYGLRLLPYLL
- the dxs gene encoding 1-deoxy-D-xylulose-5-phosphate synthase, with the translated sequence MHLGDLKHPNELHGLSPAQLEDVARQIRERHLQVVSTSGGHLGPGLGVVELTLALYQTLDLDQDRVIWDVGHQAYPHKLITGRFKDFDSLRQQHGVAGYLKRTESDFDHFGAGHASTSISAALGMAMARDNRGESFKCVAVIGDGALTGGMALEAINHAGHLPNTPLLVVLNDNDMSISPPVGALSNVLNRARLSPPMQFLSGSVEESVRHLPFMGGEIPAELNRLKGSMRRLAVPKVGAVFEELGFTYMGPIDGHDIGEMVRTFQAAHREGGPVLVHVVTKKGKGYPYAEADQVGYHAQSAFDLGTGKAIPSSKPKPPSYSKVFGQTLVKLCEQNSRVIGITAAMATGTGLDLLQKAVPDQYVDVGIAEQHAVTLAAGMACEGLRPVVAIYSTFLQRAYDQLIHDVGIQKLPVTFVLDRAGIVGADGPTHQGQYDISYMRAIPNFTVMAPKDEAELQRMLVTCLQHDGPTALRIPRGSGEGVPLMEEGWETLPIGRGELLREGDDLMIVAYGSMVAPALATATLLEEAGLSTTVINARFLRPLDQALIHPLGRRIPRVVTMEEGALPGGFGAAVLESLTDQDINVSMLRIGIPDQLVDHATPQQSKEALGLTPAQMAERILERFRNSSGDLPASASIKALQA
- the ilvA gene encoding threonine ammonia-lyase, biosynthetic is translated as MTDYLQRILRARVYDVARETPLDPAPNLSRRLNNTVWLKREDLQPVFSFKLRGAYNRMAQLNADELKRGVIASSAGNHAQGVALSAQRLGCRAVIVMPSTTPEVKVRAVRALGGDVVLHGETYDECSAEAQRRCKADGLTFIHPFDDPEVIAGQGTIGMEIMRQAEQPPNAIYVAVGGGGLIAGIAAYVKRLWPETEVIGVEPVDADALSRSLEQGQRVELEQVGLFADGVAVRKVGEHTFELAQQFVDRMVRVDTDAICAAIKDVFEDTRSILEPAGALAVAGMKQDVAERHLTGRHLVAVACGANMNFDRLRFIAERAELGEEREAMLAVEIPESPGSLRRLCELLRERSLTEFSYRMTDGASAQIFIGVQVSDDNDRASLLSQLERGGFPCLDLSENEFAKVHLRHMVGGRLPASARTACAGECKELLYRFEFPERPGALMSFVDALHPGWSISIFHYRNHGADVGRIVVGVLVPEQEMQGWTEFLNALGYRHWDETNNPAYGLFL